The following proteins are co-located in the Geovibrio ferrireducens genome:
- a CDS encoding MgtC/SapB family protein, whose product MNEFIPLFLSLALGLLIGLERGWREVIDGESSPFFGLRTFGLIGLLGGIIGFISNTYDNLLIAGIAFAAVTVLLTAVHVSDCGRPHGVGITTVIAAAITFCLGILSSLGFMTIASSIAVVTAVILSMKPVVYQWVKKLEAKEIHATLKLLLISVVLLPVLPDKGYGPYAALNPYEVWWFVVLITGMSFAGYFAIRIAGAGKGIMITGILGGLVSSTALTLSFSRLGKHSQLKRVFSAGILIACGTMFPRMLIEVSVVNKELLKLVAVPLVVSGLTVYLGMAFFWLTRSRDKEVKADVPPLSNPFQIKPALKFATLISVILLFSQFIKESFGDAGIIVLAFFSGLTDVDAITISMARLAHEGLSHTTASMAIMTAAATNTLLKGFLVLFISNRLIGLRVMAVFVTALAAGGLALYIAA is encoded by the coding sequence ATGAACGAGTTTATCCCTTTGTTTCTGTCCCTTGCTCTGGGGCTTCTCATCGGGCTTGAAAGAGGCTGGCGAGAAGTCATAGACGGTGAGTCCTCGCCCTTTTTCGGTTTGCGCACCTTCGGGCTGATAGGCCTTCTGGGCGGCATAATAGGCTTTATAAGCAACACTTACGATAACCTGCTCATTGCGGGCATAGCCTTTGCCGCGGTTACAGTCCTCCTGACCGCCGTTCACGTCAGCGACTGCGGCCGCCCTCACGGGGTCGGGATAACCACGGTTATTGCCGCCGCCATAACCTTCTGCCTAGGCATTCTTTCCTCCCTCGGCTTCATGACAATAGCCTCATCCATCGCAGTGGTTACAGCAGTGATCCTGAGTATGAAGCCTGTTGTTTACCAATGGGTAAAAAAACTAGAGGCAAAGGAAATACACGCCACGCTCAAGCTTCTGCTTATCTCAGTTGTGCTCCTGCCTGTTCTGCCTGACAAAGGCTACGGCCCTTACGCCGCACTGAACCCTTATGAGGTGTGGTGGTTTGTGGTGCTGATAACCGGGATGTCGTTTGCGGGATATTTCGCCATACGCATAGCCGGAGCCGGCAAAGGGATTATGATAACAGGAATCCTCGGCGGTCTCGTCTCCTCAACAGCGCTTACCCTCTCCTTCTCCAGACTGGGCAAGCACTCACAGCTTAAAAGGGTTTTCTCCGCAGGAATACTCATAGCCTGCGGAACCATGTTTCCCAGAATGCTCATAGAGGTCTCTGTCGTAAATAAGGAACTTCTGAAACTTGTGGCAGTTCCCCTTGTTGTAAGCGGCCTGACAGTTTATCTCGGCATGGCCTTCTTCTGGCTCACACGCTCGCGTGATAAAGAGGTAAAAGCGGATGTTCCGCCGCTCAGCAACCCGTTTCAGATAAAACCGGCGCTGAAATTCGCCACCCTGATCTCCGTAATTCTGCTTTTCTCGCAATTTATTAAGGAATCCTTCGGCGATGCGGGCATAATCGTGCTTGCTTTCTTCTCCGGGCTCACGGATGTGGATGCCATAACAATCTCAATGGCAAGGCTGGCCCACGAAGGCCTCAGCCATACCACGGCATCAATGGCAATAATGACCGCTGCAGCCACAAACACGCTGCTCAAGGGGTTTCTTGTGCTGTTCATTTCCAACAGGCTGATCGGGCTCAGGGTCATGGCTGTATTCGTAACAGCCCTCGCAGCCGGAGGGCTGGCGCTTTATATTGCAGCTTAA
- a CDS encoding YkgJ family cysteine cluster protein, with protein MFIYEQILKNVAGELGEVKSDACLGRAAQKAAEAAEEIINAEKDKTSFELIACKVGCAHCCVVYITVLFPEAVNIARYLERGGEGDKFIPLLENRVRETMWTDEQDWSLLGKKCIFLDESGACSVYPVRPLLCRAVTSVSAEDCHEALASRIMGEETPVLMNLTVKKAYEQGFRALADGMSGAGMDSAGLELTRAVLFALKNNDIARRLKNGEKIRPF; from the coding sequence ATGTTTATTTATGAACAAATACTGAAAAACGTTGCCGGCGAACTGGGAGAGGTGAAGTCGGATGCCTGTCTGGGCAGGGCGGCGCAAAAGGCGGCGGAAGCCGCGGAAGAGATAATAAACGCTGAAAAGGATAAGACTTCGTTTGAATTGATTGCATGCAAGGTGGGGTGTGCCCACTGCTGCGTTGTTTATATTACCGTGCTTTTTCCGGAAGCTGTCAATATTGCCCGTTATCTGGAGAGGGGAGGGGAAGGGGATAAATTTATTCCTCTTCTTGAAAACAGAGTAAGGGAAACAATGTGGACTGATGAGCAGGACTGGAGCCTGCTTGGTAAAAAGTGCATTTTTCTGGATGAGAGCGGCGCATGTTCGGTTTATCCGGTGCGCCCGCTGCTTTGCAGGGCTGTGACCTCTGTTTCCGCTGAGGACTGCCATGAGGCGCTTGCGTCAAGGATCATGGGAGAGGAGACTCCCGTGCTGATGAATCTCACAGTGAAAAAGGCATACGAGCAGGGATTCAGGGCGCTGGCGGACGGAATGAGCGGGGCAGGCATGGACAGCGCAGGGCTTGAGCTCACCCGCGCCGTGCTTTTCGCTCTGAAAAATAATGACATAGCCCGAAGGCTGAAAAACGGGGAGAAGATACGCCCCTTTTAA
- a CDS encoding NAD(P)/FAD-dependent oxidoreductase translates to MKKIIIIGGGFAGLNTAKGLGNVKDADVTLIDKANHHLFQPLLYQVAMAGLNPADIAVPVRSLLAKYDNIKVVQGKVLRINSAEKKVVTDFGDLQYDYLIIACGAKHTYFGNEHWEQHAPGLKTLEQATEIRRRVLSAFENAEKTSDRSLQKKYLTFAVVGGGPTGVELAGAIGEMSRYTLARDFKNIDAKLTRVILIEGGNRILPSFSKKLSAWATRSLEQLGVQVWTNSIVTNIDENGLNVGNERIETTAVLWAAGVKANSVDTDFTVEKDRMNRIAVTADLSLPGHPDIFAAGDCACFPDDEGKPLPGIAPVAMQQGNYLADLIEKEIKGKPRKSFKYRDKGQMATIGRSKAITEFGIMRLTGFPAWVAWLLVHIYYLAGFKNRFLVVSQWAWSYLTFRRGSRLILEKKWRFYNGED, encoded by the coding sequence ATGAAAAAAATCATTATTATCGGCGGCGGGTTCGCCGGGTTAAATACTGCCAAAGGTCTCGGCAATGTTAAAGACGCGGATGTGACTCTCATAGATAAAGCCAACCATCATCTTTTCCAGCCGCTGCTTTATCAGGTGGCAATGGCGGGGCTCAACCCGGCGGATATTGCAGTTCCGGTCAGAAGCCTGCTCGCTAAATACGACAATATCAAGGTGGTGCAGGGAAAGGTTCTCCGCATCAATTCCGCGGAAAAGAAGGTCGTCACGGACTTCGGCGATTTGCAGTATGACTACCTTATCATAGCCTGCGGCGCAAAACATACCTATTTCGGCAATGAACACTGGGAGCAGCATGCTCCGGGACTAAAAACCCTTGAACAAGCCACAGAAATACGCAGGCGCGTTCTTTCTGCCTTTGAAAACGCTGAGAAAACATCCGACCGGAGCCTTCAAAAAAAATATCTCACCTTCGCAGTTGTCGGCGGCGGTCCCACCGGGGTTGAACTGGCGGGAGCAATCGGAGAAATGAGCCGCTACACCCTCGCGCGTGACTTTAAAAATATTGATGCAAAACTCACAAGGGTAATACTCATTGAGGGCGGAAACCGCATCCTCCCCTCATTCAGCAAGAAGCTTTCAGCATGGGCCACAAGATCCCTTGAGCAGCTTGGTGTTCAGGTGTGGACAAACAGCATAGTGACAAACATAGACGAAAACGGCCTGAATGTGGGCAACGAAAGGATAGAGACAACGGCTGTTCTCTGGGCGGCAGGGGTTAAGGCAAACTCGGTTGATACTGACTTTACTGTGGAAAAGGACAGAATGAACCGCATAGCAGTCACAGCCGACCTGAGCCTTCCGGGGCATCCGGATATATTCGCTGCGGGTGACTGCGCCTGTTTTCCGGATGATGAGGGCAAACCGCTGCCAGGCATAGCTCCCGTTGCCATGCAGCAGGGGAACTACCTTGCGGATCTCATAGAGAAAGAGATTAAGGGGAAGCCCAGAAAGTCCTTCAAATACAGAGACAAAGGACAGATGGCCACCATTGGCCGGAGCAAGGCCATAACCGAATTCGGAATAATGCGCCTCACAGGCTTCCCTGCATGGGTTGCTTGGCTTCTGGTTCACATATACTATCTGGCAGGGTTTAAAAACCGCTTCCTTGTTGTGTCGCAGTGGGCGTGGTCTTACCTTACCTTCCGCAGGGGCTCAAGGCTTATACTCGAAAAGAAATGGAGATTCTATAACGGTGAGGATTAA
- a CDS encoding PAS domain-containing protein: MIGIGFDKLDELSEGVFYVDERRRIIFWNKGAEEITGYLKSECVGRMCYDNILRHADGYGRELCRTDCPMQKTLKDGKPRELDAFLLSKNGERVPCTVNIKPLYDSTGAIRGATENFSIR; the protein is encoded by the coding sequence ATGATTGGAATCGGGTTCGACAAGCTTGACGAACTTTCCGAGGGTGTATTCTATGTGGATGAAAGACGCCGCATAATCTTTTGGAACAAAGGCGCAGAGGAGATCACGGGCTATCTTAAGTCTGAGTGTGTGGGGAGAATGTGTTACGATAACATTCTGCGTCACGCTGACGGCTATGGCAGAGAGCTTTGCAGGACAGACTGCCCCATGCAGAAAACCCTTAAAGACGGCAAACCCAGAGAACTGGATGCTTTTCTTCTGAGCAAAAACGGGGAAAGAGTTCCCTGTACGGTGAACATAAAACCGCTTTATGACTCAACCGGAGCCATAAGGGGGGCAACAGAAAACTTCAGTATTCGGTAA
- a CDS encoding ZIP family metal transporter produces the protein MVEMFTELSPVYQALIATLFTWGMTALGGSLVFFFTTINRKLMDGMLGFAAGVMIAASYWSLLAPAIEMAENSGDTPAWIPAVVGFLAGGAFLWSIDKVLPHLHLGFPKSEAEGIKTGWQRSILLVLAITLHNIPEGLAVGVAFGAVAYGLPSADLAGAVALAIGIGIQNFPEGTAVSVPLRREGLSKFKCFWYGQLSGIVEPIAAVIGVLAVLAMRPILPYALAFAAGAMIYVVVEELIPESQLEKNTDIATIGTMLGFAVMMTLDVALG, from the coding sequence ATGGTTGAAATGTTTACAGAACTGAGTCCGGTTTATCAGGCGCTTATAGCTACCCTCTTCACATGGGGGATGACTGCCCTCGGCGGTTCCCTTGTGTTCTTTTTTACCACAATAAACCGCAAACTCATGGACGGCATGCTGGGCTTTGCTGCCGGTGTTATGATAGCCGCCAGCTACTGGTCTCTCCTTGCTCCTGCCATAGAAATGGCTGAAAACAGCGGCGATACGCCCGCATGGATACCTGCTGTTGTGGGGTTTTTAGCCGGGGGCGCTTTCCTCTGGAGTATTGACAAGGTATTGCCCCACCTGCATCTTGGGTTTCCGAAATCCGAAGCTGAGGGGATCAAAACAGGCTGGCAGAGGAGTATTCTGCTGGTGCTTGCAATCACCCTTCATAACATACCCGAAGGGCTGGCGGTAGGCGTTGCTTTCGGTGCTGTGGCTTACGGACTGCCGTCTGCGGATCTTGCAGGCGCTGTTGCTCTGGCCATTGGTATCGGCATACAGAACTTTCCCGAAGGCACAGCGGTTTCTGTTCCGCTGCGCAGAGAGGGCTTGAGCAAGTTCAAATGCTTCTGGTACGGGCAGCTTTCGGGCATAGTTGAGCCGATTGCCGCGGTAATAGGCGTTTTGGCGGTTCTGGCTATGCGGCCTATCCTGCCTTATGCCCTTGCTTTTGCCGCCGGAGCAATGATTTACGTTGTCGTGGAGGAGCTGATCCCAGAATCCCAGCTTGAAAAGAATACTGATATAGCCACAATCGGAACAATGCTGGGCTTCGCTGTTATGATGACTCTGGATGTGGCATTGGGCTGA
- a CDS encoding methyl-accepting chemotaxis protein: MFYDVYKWLERCFFNSLSKKIAGNLIFLTGVSFSALIYLLSETESDGFVYFVLFVLSCSSVFTFFFMKSLIVRPISDVISTLDEMNNGSKDLSRQIKCSSIDEIADMVDKFNLYQRNIAATVDDIRRLGLKIAEETAKTARNIDNSADDAKNQGELAGIIFNASSEATSALTDISVSTSEITGSTSENLESVRESYSDMVKITEEINIIKSEIDSFQRTVYDLSRNSENIRQIVSLINDISDQTNLLALNAAIEAARAGEAGRGFAVVADEVRKLAERTQSATNDISSNIGGMTELVKSTDSGAKQIESYAANIQNVVTGATVQFQSMMDDLEKNNSNLLRIASAIEELSVTNSQIHENVDSINDLSVNVARHMKFSEESSHRLCGFTEDLLDNVASFKTGNSAVEKLINRAGEMRNAFQKELEALSAKCDVFDRNYKAVKNTNPQKYETSYNKQFESAMQKMFDKFREELGSIYTLGVDAGGYLPTHHSQFSRPMTGNAQEDLLNSRHMRIYNANQVEKRRAKNTKPFLLQTYARDTGELLNDLSLPVYVRGKHWGSLIIGIKPEQVQG; encoded by the coding sequence GTGTTTTACGATGTTTACAAATGGCTTGAACGATGTTTTTTTAATTCTCTTTCGAAGAAGATAGCAGGAAACCTGATATTTTTAACCGGCGTTTCTTTCTCGGCCTTAATTTATCTGCTTTCCGAAACGGAAAGCGACGGTTTTGTCTACTTTGTTCTCTTTGTTCTTTCATGTTCTTCTGTTTTTACATTCTTTTTCATGAAAAGCCTGATTGTAAGGCCAATCAGCGATGTCATCAGCACCCTTGATGAAATGAACAACGGTTCCAAGGATCTTTCCCGGCAGATTAAGTGCAGCTCCATTGATGAAATTGCCGATATGGTGGACAAGTTTAACCTTTATCAAAGGAATATTGCCGCCACAGTGGACGATATACGCCGTCTGGGGCTCAAAATTGCGGAAGAAACGGCAAAAACTGCGCGGAATATAGATAATTCCGCTGATGATGCTAAAAATCAGGGAGAGCTTGCCGGAATTATTTTCAATGCCAGCAGTGAAGCCACATCCGCACTGACTGATATTTCAGTGAGCACCTCCGAAATAACCGGGTCAACTTCCGAGAACCTTGAATCTGTCCGTGAAAGCTACTCGGACATGGTTAAGATTACGGAGGAGATCAACATAATCAAATCCGAAATAGACTCCTTTCAGCGAACAGTGTACGACCTGAGCCGCAATTCCGAGAATATCAGGCAGATTGTCTCACTCATCAATGACATATCAGACCAGACAAACCTTCTGGCGCTGAACGCCGCCATAGAGGCAGCCAGAGCAGGAGAGGCGGGCAGAGGCTTTGCCGTTGTTGCCGATGAGGTGCGCAAGCTCGCCGAACGCACCCAGAGCGCTACAAATGACATAAGCAGCAACATAGGCGGCATGACTGAGCTTGTAAAAAGCACAGACAGCGGCGCAAAGCAGATCGAATCCTACGCGGCTAATATTCAGAATGTCGTCACCGGAGCCACTGTCCAGTTTCAGAGCATGATGGACGACCTCGAAAAAAATAATTCAAACCTCCTCCGCATAGCCTCGGCTATTGAGGAGCTTTCGGTGACTAACAGTCAGATACACGAAAATGTAGACTCCATAAATGACTTAAGCGTTAATGTCGCCAGACATATGAAGTTTTCGGAGGAGTCCTCACACAGGCTCTGCGGCTTCACGGAAGATCTTCTGGACAATGTAGCCTCGTTTAAAACGGGCAACTCTGCCGTGGAAAAACTGATAAACAGGGCAGGGGAGATGAGGAATGCCTTCCAGAAGGAGCTTGAGGCGCTTTCCGCCAAATGCGATGTTTTTGACCGCAACTACAAGGCTGTGAAGAACACCAACCCCCAGAAATATGAAACCTCATACAATAAGCAGTTTGAATCCGCCATGCAGAAAATGTTTGATAAATTCCGCGAGGAACTGGGCTCAATATACACTCTCGGAGTCGATGCCGGAGGCTACCTGCCCACTCACCACAGCCAGTTTTCCCGCCCCATGACCGGAAATGCGCAGGAAGATCTCCTCAACAGCCGCCACATGAGGATATACAATGCCAATCAGGTTGAGAAGAGAAGGGCGAAAAACACCAAGCCTTTCCTGCTCCAGACATATGCCCGCGACACAGGGGAGCTTCTCAATGATCTCTCACTGCCTGTTTATGTCAGAGGCAAGCACTGGGGTAGCCTGATAATAGGCATTAAGCCGGAGCAGGTACAGGGCTGA
- a CDS encoding MBL fold metallo-hydrolase: protein MNLRIILLALLISGCSASAKVERAHTNAPFDGERFHNYDPQPERSAWDVWKWRFSSNKKEWPEWIESTPQKIPYERVDGLSATFINHSTFLIQTDGLNILTDPFFSYRASPFTWAGPKRVRDAGVRMEDLPPVDIILISHNHYEHMDKPALEKLHRLFPDAAVYTGLGNVPDVLETGFKNVTEMDWWEEAEFKGLKITFVPARHFSARTLRDRNMTLWGGFVLTGRSGNIYFAGDTAKGSHDKMLADKFGGFELAVIPIGAYEPRWFMQYSHVNPEEAVRIHQEINSKFSIGSHFGTIQLTDEGIDEPIEGLIKAKEAAGLKEAEFIVPEFGATYIVK from the coding sequence ATGAACTTGAGAATTATTCTTCTTGCCCTGCTGATAAGCGGCTGCTCAGCATCTGCAAAAGTTGAAAGAGCACATACAAATGCGCCGTTTGACGGGGAAAGATTCCATAACTATGACCCGCAGCCGGAACGTTCCGCATGGGATGTATGGAAGTGGAGGTTCAGTTCAAATAAAAAAGAATGGCCTGAATGGATAGAAAGCACACCTCAGAAAATCCCTTACGAACGTGTTGACGGGCTTTCTGCCACCTTCATCAACCACAGCACTTTCCTTATACAGACTGACGGGCTCAACATACTCACTGATCCGTTTTTCTCGTACAGGGCAAGCCCGTTTACATGGGCAGGACCAAAGAGAGTGCGTGACGCAGGAGTCAGGATGGAAGACCTGCCCCCGGTGGATATTATTCTCATCAGCCATAATCACTATGAACATATGGACAAACCCGCCCTGGAAAAGCTCCACAGGCTGTTTCCTGATGCCGCTGTATATACCGGGCTGGGCAATGTGCCGGATGTGCTTGAAACCGGGTTTAAGAATGTAACCGAAATGGACTGGTGGGAAGAGGCGGAGTTCAAGGGGCTGAAAATAACATTTGTTCCGGCGAGACATTTCTCCGCAAGAACCCTAAGGGACAGAAACATGACACTCTGGGGCGGCTTTGTCCTCACCGGAAGATCAGGCAATATCTATTTTGCCGGGGACACGGCAAAGGGCAGCCATGATAAAATGCTTGCAGATAAATTCGGCGGGTTTGAACTGGCTGTCATCCCCATCGGGGCGTATGAACCGAGATGGTTCATGCAGTACTCCCACGTTAACCCGGAGGAGGCTGTCCGGATACATCAGGAGATTAATTCAAAATTCAGCATAGGAAGCCACTTCGGAACGATTCAGCTTACGGATGAAGGGATAGACGAACCGATTGAAGGACTTATAAAGGCTAAGGAAGCAGCCGGGCTCAAGGAAGCTGAGTTCATTGTGCCGGAGTTCGGGGCAACCTATATAGTAAAGTAA
- the nifB gene encoding nitrogenase cofactor biosynthesis protein NifB — protein sequence MDRETIRQKVEKHPCYCAGAHMKYSRIHLPVAPACNIQCNYCNRKFDCSNESRPGVTSDVLTPEQALEKTISAYHAVENLSVAGIAGPGDALANPEETFGTFRLIKEFNPEIKLCLSTNGLALPKYVDEIVELGIEHVTVTMNAVDPEIALKIYDNVGGEKGIEAVKKLLGNQILGIRMLVVENVIVKVNSVLIPGINDEHIAEVAKTIKELGAYIHNVIPLMSKKEYGTRFAEMEVPEPDCAMLAKVRNDCEDAMGSSENIMSHCRQCRADAVGKLGSVSKIGDLSLDEHSRTHSGAVFGKLNELAVADVKAGVAGLKDLLRERTVRVAVASSTGRYLDSNFGKAGKFEIYAFNENGFEHEETFDLASAIASSPETRLDARTNAIITGLGTCHAVVFRKIGNSAAEEMKNLGIVPVVGTAYSVCLKEAWKAAEKIIAPEKAEVKK from the coding sequence ATGGACAGAGAAACAATCAGACAAAAGGTAGAGAAACACCCCTGTTACTGTGCCGGTGCGCACATGAAATATTCCCGTATACATCTCCCCGTGGCTCCCGCCTGTAACATTCAGTGCAACTACTGCAACCGCAAATTCGACTGCAGCAACGAGTCACGCCCCGGTGTAACAAGCGATGTGCTTACTCCCGAACAGGCGCTTGAGAAAACCATCTCTGCTTATCACGCTGTGGAAAACCTCAGTGTGGCGGGGATAGCAGGTCCCGGTGATGCCCTTGCCAACCCGGAGGAAACTTTCGGCACATTCAGGCTGATAAAGGAGTTCAACCCCGAAATTAAGCTTTGTCTCAGCACAAACGGGCTGGCATTGCCGAAATATGTGGATGAAATAGTGGAGCTTGGGATCGAGCATGTGACAGTTACAATGAACGCTGTTGATCCTGAAATAGCTCTCAAAATATATGACAATGTCGGCGGGGAAAAAGGTATAGAAGCTGTTAAAAAACTTCTCGGCAACCAGATTCTCGGAATCCGCATGCTTGTGGTGGAGAATGTGATTGTGAAGGTCAACTCTGTCCTTATCCCCGGAATAAATGACGAACACATAGCCGAAGTGGCTAAAACCATAAAGGAATTGGGAGCTTACATCCACAATGTAATCCCCCTTATGTCCAAAAAGGAATACGGAACCAGATTCGCGGAAATGGAAGTTCCTGAGCCTGACTGCGCAATGCTCGCCAAGGTAAGAAACGACTGTGAGGATGCCATGGGCAGCTCGGAGAACATAATGAGCCACTGCCGGCAGTGCAGGGCGGATGCTGTGGGGAAACTGGGAAGCGTTTCCAAAATCGGCGATCTTTCCCTTGATGAACATTCCAGAACACACAGCGGGGCTGTTTTCGGCAAACTGAACGAACTCGCCGTGGCGGATGTTAAGGCGGGTGTGGCCGGGCTGAAAGATTTACTCCGTGAACGCACTGTGCGGGTCGCAGTTGCATCATCAACCGGACGTTATCTTGATTCCAACTTCGGCAAGGCAGGAAAGTTTGAGATATATGCCTTCAATGAAAACGGCTTTGAGCATGAGGAAACATTTGATCTTGCCTCTGCCATTGCTTCCTCACCCGAAACAAGGCTGGATGCCAGAACCAACGCAATAATAACAGGCCTCGGCACATGTCATGCGGTTGTATTCCGCAAAATAGGTAACAGCGCAGCGGAAGAAATGAAAAATCTGGGCATAGTTCCGGTTGTGGGAACCGCTTACAGCGTATGTCTCAAAGAGGCATGGAAAGCGGCGGAAAAAATAATCGCACCCGAAAAAGCGGAGGTGAAAAAATGA
- the nifV gene encoding homocitrate synthase, with amino-acid sequence MKSFIIDDTTLRDGEQTPGVSFTLHEKLEIAKGLDKIGVQEIEAGIPVMGEEESRVFSRIIDLGLNARIIAWNRALISDIQASINAGADSVEISLPLSDIQIKTKLNKDREWVKNQIKRVIDYCVSKKLYVSVGGEDASRADIDFVIEYANLIKEHGGARFRYCDTVGILDPFSTYETVRRIIEEADIDVEIHAHNDFGLATANSLAAIRAGATHVNTTVIGLGERAGNAPLEEIVMASRHVYGVEDGFDHSCIKNLSEYVSKASGRAIEPYRPVIGELMFTHESGIHTDGILKNPNNYEAFDPAELGMERKLVVGKHSGRGILEYLLKSHGLDYTPETVKALLEAAKKISGRKKRYLENNEVIELYKSIAI; translated from the coding sequence ATGAAAAGCTTTATAATAGACGATACCACCCTCCGTGACGGAGAGCAGACACCCGGAGTGAGCTTTACCCTCCATGAGAAGCTGGAAATAGCAAAAGGTCTGGACAAAATAGGTGTTCAGGAGATAGAGGCCGGAATCCCGGTAATGGGCGAGGAAGAGAGCAGAGTCTTCTCACGCATAATCGATCTTGGGCTGAATGCCCGCATCATAGCATGGAACAGGGCTCTGATAAGCGATATTCAGGCCTCCATAAACGCAGGGGCGGATTCTGTGGAAATATCCCTGCCCCTGTCTGATATACAGATAAAAACAAAACTGAACAAAGACCGCGAGTGGGTTAAGAATCAGATAAAAAGAGTGATAGACTACTGCGTATCAAAAAAACTTTATGTGTCAGTCGGCGGTGAGGATGCCTCAAGGGCGGATATTGACTTTGTAATAGAGTACGCAAATCTGATTAAGGAGCACGGCGGGGCACGCTTCCGCTACTGCGACACTGTGGGCATACTGGACCCCTTTTCAACCTATGAAACAGTCAGACGAATAATCGAAGAAGCGGATATTGATGTGGAAATACACGCTCACAACGACTTCGGGCTGGCAACTGCCAATTCCCTTGCCGCAATCAGAGCGGGCGCAACCCATGTCAACACCACGGTTATAGGTCTCGGTGAAAGAGCCGGCAACGCACCTCTGGAAGAGATAGTCATGGCCTCCCGTCATGTTTACGGCGTTGAGGACGGGTTTGACCATTCATGCATAAAGAACCTAAGCGAATATGTCTCCAAGGCCTCCGGCAGAGCCATAGAACCCTACAGACCCGTTATAGGCGAGCTTATGTTTACCCACGAATCCGGCATACACACAGACGGAATCCTCAAAAACCCCAATAATTATGAGGCCTTCGACCCGGCGGAACTGGGAATGGAGAGAAAGCTGGTGGTCGGCAAACACTCAGGCAGGGGAATTCTGGAATACCTTCTGAAGTCCCACGGGCTGGATTACACACCGGAAACAGTTAAGGCTCTTCTTGAGGCGGCAAAAAAGATAAGCGGCAGAAAGAAACGTTATCTGGAAAACAATGAAGTGATAGAGCTTTATAAAAGCATAGCCATATAA